The region AGACTTACCTGTGTGTCGGGATCGGAAAGAAGGAAAGGGATATGTGTAAGACCAATACAGAGCAGGAAAATCGCCAGGGCATATCTTTTCATTGATGGGATATTATTAGCTATTCCGAGTTATTCCTTGCTTTTTGAAGAAAATTGTTGAGCGGAAGTAATGTTCTAAAAACCCTTAGGCTATGATCCATAAAGTCGGCAGCAAACAAACGCTCTTCCGTAAGATTATGGGTTACCACATAGGATTTGTATTTCAGCAGATCAATATCGGGCCAATCAGCAGCATAGCCCTTGGGTGGCCGGCTTAGTTTGTCAAAATCGTCCAGCTTCCCGAAATAATCAAGGAATTCCGGCTGGCTGATAATTGCTTTGAACTCACCGGTATTGAAATAAATTTCATCTCGAACGGCTTTCAATAGTTCAGGTGGAGGCATATACAAACCACCCGCAAGGAAACTTTGTCCCGGTTCAATATGAATATAGTATCCGGGAGAATTGCCTTTGCGCCCGGTTTTTGAAATAAATGCGCCAATATGGGTTTTATAGGGTGATTTATCGTTCGAGAACCTCACATCACGGTAAATGCGAAAAATGCAATCATCCGGGTTTACGGAATGTATTTCGGGATCAAACCGGGCAATCTCAGGAATAATACCGCCGAGAAATTTAAGCATGGAGTCTTTTATGGCGTCATACGCTTTTTTATTATTCTGAAACCAATCGCGGTTGTTGTTGGCTGCCAACTCAGTGAGAAAGTCAACGGTTTTCTTTACATCCATTTTTGTTGGTGTTAAATTAAAAAAATTAGTTTTCGTAACTGCAAGAGTTCTTTTATATCTTAGTGCCAAAATTAACAATAATGCATTTGCAAAAATCTACGACGGTATTTATTCTCCTGGCAGTGGCTTTTTTCTTATTCGGTGGCAATCACCGGCTGTTTGCGCAGGCTTCTAATTTTCCTACAGGGGCCAGGTCAGCGGGAATGGCAGGTGCATCGGTAGCCTCATCGGATGTGTGGGCTACTTTTAACAACCCGGCCATGCTTGCGCAAATCAATGAAATTCAAGCCGGACTGAATTACGAAAACCGTTTCATGGTCAGGGAACTAGGTATCAGCAGTCTCTCGGCAATATTGCCTGTTAATGCCGGAGCGTTCGGACTGGCTTTCAATCAGTTTGGTTCGAACCTTTACAGCCAGAGTTTTCTTGGCGTTTCTTACGGCCGCAAATTTACCGATCGTTTTCAGGCCGGTGTGCGCTTAGATGCGCGGCATACCAGGCTGGCCGAAGATTATGGCCGCCGAACCAATGTTTCATTTGCGATAGGCTTTGCAGCAAATCTCACCGATGACCTGGTTCTTGGAGCAGCACTGTTCAATCCTGTGCGTATTAAATCAGCCGGGGATTTTGACGAATATTTGCCGGCAATATACAGGGCCGGGCTTGCCTATCGGATCGAAAACAATTTTACCATAACCGTTGAGACTGAAAAAGATGTCAGGTATAAACCTTCTTTCCGGGCCGGGATAGAATACAGGTTCAAAGAAATAGCATCGGTGCGGGCAGGAATTGGCGCCAACCCCTTGAACCATGCCTTTGGCTTTGGCTTTCATTT is a window of Bacteroidales bacterium DNA encoding:
- a CDS encoding DUF2461 domain-containing protein; translation: MDVKKTVDFLTELAANNNRDWFQNNKKAYDAIKDSMLKFLGGIIPEIARFDPEIHSVNPDDCIFRIYRDVRFSNDKSPYKTHIGAFISKTGRKGNSPGYYIHIEPGQSFLAGGLYMPPPELLKAVRDEIYFNTGEFKAIISQPEFLDYFGKLDDFDKLSRPPKGYAADWPDIDLLKYKSYVVTHNLTEERLFAADFMDHSLRVFRTLLPLNNFLQKARNNSE